The following are from one region of the Candidatus Amarolinea dominans genome:
- a CDS encoding ATP-binding protein, with amino-acid sequence MDEIANSSMESPGSAPKTGAARSTNIQVGISAETVRDGGRVAGVNVEGSILGPVTIHVSGPADDLARFGAVDLLSDLPLPPLDLPDKPYRYLDWYRREDAGIFFGRGREIRQLYDRVTAPDGAPIVLLYGQSGVGKSSLLAAGLLPRLEANHAVRYARRDHALGLAGTLAAALGIGPDADLAATWRGLETETGRPLLVILDQVEELFTRPNRGQPGEMAVFLAAATALFGDAGQRPAGRLILSFRKEWLAEIKERLAEAGLPRGEVFLERLNRSGIVEIVTGPRRTERLRAQYGLEIGDPLLPGQIADDLLADRESPVAPMLAILLADLWDAARARSYARPTFDADLYHEFRARGLKLDDFLARQLGVLHGKLPEAVDSGLALDLLAHHTTPLGTAEQRTLAELEQTYGHRQDVLPALVQECRDLYLLVDPSRNQPDQPPASRLTHDTLAPHVRKRFDESVAPGQQARRILESRAVEWQEGKTGAPLDAADLKWVENGLRGMRQLRPAEDRLMQASQGWRTRRRREQLGAFFVLLTLMSVVLWPAVQSRLLLNQAQQLDVSVPVEDFEIGQYEVSIAQYKRCVSSGHCEPPDPYELYADQAKQDVPVTNVNAF; translated from the coding sequence ATGGATGAGATAGCAAACTCCAGCATGGAATCCCCTGGCAGCGCTCCGAAGACGGGCGCAGCCAGGAGCACGAATATCCAGGTAGGCATCTCGGCCGAGACGGTGCGAGATGGCGGCCGCGTGGCGGGCGTCAATGTCGAAGGCTCGATCCTGGGGCCGGTGACCATTCACGTCAGCGGGCCGGCCGACGACCTGGCCAGGTTCGGCGCGGTGGACCTCCTGTCTGACCTGCCGCTGCCGCCGCTCGACCTGCCCGACAAGCCCTATCGCTACCTCGACTGGTATCGCCGCGAGGATGCCGGCATCTTCTTCGGCCGCGGCCGCGAGATCCGGCAGCTCTACGACCGGGTGACGGCGCCGGATGGCGCGCCCATCGTGCTGCTCTACGGCCAGTCGGGCGTGGGCAAGTCGTCGCTGCTGGCGGCCGGGCTGCTGCCGCGGCTGGAGGCCAACCACGCGGTGCGCTACGCGCGGCGAGATCATGCCCTGGGCCTGGCGGGCACCCTGGCCGCTGCGCTGGGAATCGGCCCCGACGCTGACCTGGCCGCGACCTGGCGCGGGCTGGAGACGGAAACCGGCCGGCCGCTGCTGGTGATCCTGGACCAGGTGGAGGAGCTCTTCACCCGGCCTAACCGGGGGCAGCCAGGCGAGATGGCCGTCTTCCTCGCCGCCGCGACGGCCCTCTTCGGCGATGCGGGCCAGCGGCCGGCCGGCAGGCTGATCCTCAGCTTCCGCAAGGAGTGGCTGGCCGAGATCAAGGAGCGCCTGGCCGAGGCCGGCCTGCCCCGCGGCGAGGTCTTCCTGGAGCGCCTCAACCGGTCGGGCATCGTCGAGATCGTCACCGGCCCTCGGCGCACGGAGCGCCTGCGCGCCCAGTACGGCCTGGAGATCGGCGACCCGCTGCTGCCCGGCCAGATCGCCGACGATCTCCTGGCCGACCGCGAGTCGCCCGTGGCGCCCATGCTGGCCATCCTGCTGGCGGACCTGTGGGACGCGGCCAGGGCGCGCAGCTACGCGCGGCCGACCTTCGACGCCGACCTGTACCACGAGTTCCGCGCCCGCGGCCTGAAGCTGGACGACTTCCTGGCCCGGCAGTTGGGTGTCCTGCACGGCAAACTGCCCGAGGCAGTGGACTCCGGCCTGGCGCTCGACCTGCTGGCCCACCACACCACGCCCCTCGGCACCGCGGAGCAGCGCACCCTGGCCGAACTGGAGCAGACCTACGGCCATCGCCAGGACGTGCTGCCCGCCCTCGTGCAGGAGTGCCGCGACCTCTACCTGCTGGTGGACCCGTCCCGCAACCAGCCCGACCAGCCGCCCGCCAGCCGCCTGACGCATGACACGCTGGCGCCGCACGTGCGCAAGCGGTTCGATGAGTCGGTGGCGCCAGGGCAGCAGGCGCGGCGGATTCTGGAGAGCCGGGCGGTGGAGTGGCAGGAGGGGAAGACCGGCGCTCCCCTGGATGCAGCCGATCTGAAATGGGTGGAGAATGGTTTGCGCGGCATGCGACAACTCAGGCCGGCTGAGGATCGGTTGATGCAAGCAAGTCAGGGATGGCGGACACGTCGTCGAAGAGAGCAGCTTGGGGCGTTTTTTGTCCTGCTGACATTGATGAGTGTGGTGCTGTGGCCCGCCGTACAGTCCAGACTCCTCTTGAATCAAGCTCAGCAGTTGGACGTCAGTGTGCCCGTGGAGGATTTCGAGATCGGCCAGTATGAGGTGAGCATCGCTCAGTACAAGAGATGCGTATCGTCAGGTCATTGCGAACCCCCAGACCCCTATGAGTTGTATGCTGATCAGGCCAAGCAAGATGTCCCGGTCACCAATGTCAATGCTTTCTAG